A genome region from Maridesulfovibrio salexigens DSM 2638 includes the following:
- a CDS encoding dissimilatory sulfite reductase D family protein has translation MPIDMDSAKVEILDFLEKKTGAKSKFYFNDFTKLFPDAKGREVKKVLTALVKEEKIEYWSSGSTTMYGLTGAGKQSGAEHED, from the coding sequence ATGCCGATCGATATGGATTCCGCTAAAGTAGAAATCCTGGACTTCCTCGAGAAGAAAACAGGTGCTAAAAGCAAATTTTACTTCAATGACTTCACCAAGCTCTTTCCGGATGCAAAGGGTCGCGAAGTTAAGAAAGTTCTGACCGCTCTCGTTAAAGAAGAGAAGATTGAGTACTGGTCCTCCGGTTCTACCACTATGTATGGTCTGACCGGTGCCGGTAAGCAGAGTGGTGCTGAACACGAAGATTAA
- a CDS encoding YkgJ family cysteine cluster protein — protein MNECKQCGTCCRKGGPALHTQDLPLLKEADGIDLTDIVTLRKGELAYDQPVGAVLPLDEEILKIKGSGGEWICKFLAQASNVCRIYKSRPLECQKLFCEDPEPLMEIYSKDRLTRKDVLPAGHPVLELIEDHDNKCDPVKMSELAAAAVENWDESEKIQADLREMLIFDSSIRELVMEKAGLPQESMDFFFGRPMTVLIKGYGIIATPNGKSFSLRKL, from the coding sequence ATGAACGAATGCAAACAATGCGGTACCTGCTGCCGTAAAGGCGGCCCGGCACTACACACTCAGGACCTGCCCCTGCTTAAAGAAGCAGACGGCATTGACCTTACTGATATTGTTACCCTTCGCAAAGGTGAACTTGCTTACGACCAGCCTGTTGGAGCAGTACTTCCCCTTGATGAAGAAATTCTCAAAATTAAAGGATCCGGCGGAGAATGGATCTGTAAATTTCTTGCCCAGGCTTCAAATGTCTGTCGCATTTACAAGAGCCGCCCTCTTGAATGTCAAAAACTTTTCTGTGAAGACCCGGAACCTTTGATGGAAATTTACAGCAAAGATCGTCTGACCAGAAAAGACGTTCTTCCCGCTGGGCATCCTGTTCTTGAACTCATCGAAGACCACGACAACAAATGTGATCCCGTCAAAATGTCCGAGCTGGCAGCCGCAGCTGTTGAAAACTGGGATGAAAGCGAAAAGATTCAGGCAGACCTGCGCGAAATGCTGATTTTCGACAGCTCCATTCGTGAACTTGTCATGGAAAAAGCAGGACTCCCGCAAGAATCCATGGATTTCTTCTTCGGCAGACCAATGACTGTCCTCATCAAGGGATACGGCATCATTGCGACTCCCAATGGAAAATCTTTTTCACTGCGCAAACTTTAA
- a CDS encoding cobyrinate a,c-diamide synthase: protein MNFPRIVLAGLSGGTGKTIVTLGLCRAFRNQGRAVKPFKKGPDYIDARWLGLASGQYATNLDPFLMPNDKLISLFLEKGQGADISIVEGNRGLFDGKDVDGSCSTAELARIIKAPVLLTIDCTKMTRTVAAIVAGCKAFEDGFNLAGVILNRTAGERHRNILKNSIEAYTDIPVLGMLPKLKENPIPERHMGLVSNTEYGAVDKALDTLGQMAEDCLDLEAIRKIAENSSSELKTEESAWSGIELSSESKPVIGVVRDEALWFYYEENLEALRRAGAEVKEVSIFSSEPWPEIHGLYLGGGFPETLAPEISRNSVIREYVRSLAESGLPIFAECGGFMYLGRDVEYEGQKYAMSGVLDLSTRLCPRPQGLGYTSGKIVHDNPFLPVGTEVIGHEFHYSLCVDNNETAPKYALDMSRGKGMADGHDGLIRDNIYAGYNHIHALSMPCWANNFVKAAEKFKNK, encoded by the coding sequence ATGAATTTTCCACGTATTGTTTTGGCCGGACTCAGCGGCGGCACAGGTAAGACCATTGTCACACTCGGGCTCTGCCGGGCCTTCCGCAATCAGGGCAGGGCGGTTAAACCGTTCAAAAAAGGTCCCGATTATATTGACGCCCGCTGGCTGGGACTGGCTTCAGGCCAGTATGCCACCAATCTTGATCCTTTCCTCATGCCCAACGATAAGCTCATCTCCCTTTTTCTGGAAAAAGGGCAGGGGGCCGATATTTCCATTGTAGAAGGTAACCGTGGTCTTTTTGACGGCAAAGATGTGGACGGATCTTGCTCCACAGCGGAACTTGCCAGAATTATCAAAGCACCGGTTCTCCTGACTATAGACTGCACAAAGATGACCCGTACTGTGGCTGCCATTGTAGCTGGTTGCAAAGCTTTTGAAGATGGTTTTAACCTTGCCGGGGTAATCCTCAACCGAACAGCAGGGGAGCGCCATCGCAACATTCTCAAAAATTCCATTGAAGCCTATACTGATATTCCCGTGCTGGGCATGCTTCCCAAATTGAAGGAAAATCCCATTCCCGAGCGGCATATGGGTCTTGTTTCAAATACCGAATATGGCGCAGTGGATAAGGCTCTGGATACACTTGGCCAGATGGCTGAGGATTGTCTTGATCTGGAAGCAATCCGCAAAATTGCTGAGAATTCCTCTTCTGAACTTAAAACAGAAGAGTCTGCATGGTCTGGTATAGAGCTTTCTAGTGAGTCCAAGCCCGTCATCGGTGTTGTGCGTGATGAAGCACTCTGGTTTTATTATGAAGAAAACTTGGAAGCATTGCGCAGGGCCGGAGCCGAGGTAAAAGAGGTTTCTATTTTTTCATCTGAACCTTGGCCTGAAATCCACGGGCTTTACTTGGGTGGAGGATTCCCTGAGACCCTTGCCCCGGAAATTTCTCGTAATAGCGTTATCCGTGAATATGTGCGGAGCCTTGCTGAATCAGGTTTGCCCATTTTTGCCGAATGTGGCGGATTTATGTATCTCGGGCGTGATGTTGAGTATGAAGGGCAGAAATACGCTATGTCCGGTGTGCTAGATCTTTCTACCCGCCTTTGCCCCCGACCGCAGGGGTTAGGCTATACATCCGGTAAAATAGTCCACGACAATCCCTTCCTGCCTGTAGGGACCGAAGTCATCGGTCATGAATTCCATTATTCACTCTGTGTTGATAACAACGAAACAGCGCCCAAATACGCCCTTGATATGTCACGCGGTAAAGGTATGGCTGACGGACACGACGGACTAATCCGAGACAATATCTATGCCGGTTACAACCACATCCACGCCCTGAGCATGCCATGCTGGGCCAATAATTTCGTTAAGGCTGCTGAAAAATTCAAGAATAAATAG
- the lgt gene encoding prolipoprotein diacylglyceryl transferase: MIVLPEFDTVAFRLGPLKANWYGLMYMIGFAIAWTLGRYRASKKTNNWTAQQVDDLITWLVVGLVVGARLGYCLIYEPEYFVANPMDILAVWKGGMSFHGGAAGVAIVAWRFAKSTNRTTLDVGDFLVPLAPLGLLCGRLGNFINGELWGRVTDMPWGMVFPSQRAGNLPRHPSQLYEGALEGLLLFLILWIWSAKPRQRGTTTGIFLMGYGFFRAFVEFFRQPDPQLGFVAFGWLTMGQLLCVPMILAGLALFVWGLKKGPIPPAADTA, translated from the coding sequence ATGATTGTATTGCCGGAGTTTGATACCGTTGCTTTTAGATTAGGACCTCTCAAGGCCAATTGGTATGGCCTGATGTATATGATCGGTTTCGCCATAGCGTGGACCTTGGGGCGCTACAGGGCTTCAAAAAAGACAAATAATTGGACTGCACAGCAGGTCGATGACCTGATTACATGGCTGGTGGTCGGTCTGGTTGTAGGTGCGCGTCTTGGATACTGTCTGATTTACGAACCTGAATATTTTGTAGCTAATCCCATGGATATTTTGGCGGTCTGGAAGGGCGGAATGTCTTTTCATGGCGGTGCTGCCGGTGTAGCAATTGTCGCATGGAGATTTGCAAAATCCACCAATAGGACAACTCTTGATGTGGGTGATTTCCTTGTTCCTTTAGCTCCGCTAGGTCTACTCTGCGGTCGTTTGGGGAACTTTATTAATGGAGAACTCTGGGGCCGGGTAACTGATATGCCTTGGGGTATGGTTTTTCCCAGTCAGCGTGCAGGGAATCTGCCCCGACACCCTTCGCAACTCTATGAGGGAGCACTGGAAGGGCTGTTGCTTTTCTTGATTCTCTGGATCTGGTCTGCAAAACCCCGTCAAAGGGGTACCACCACAGGAATATTCCTCATGGGCTATGGATTCTTCAGAGCCTTTGTAGAGTTTTTCCGTCAGCCTGATCCACAGCTTGGTTTTGTTGCCTTCGGTTGGTTGACAATGGGGCAGTTGCTTTGTGTGCCTATGATTTTGGCCGGATTGGCTTTGTTTGTCTGGGGGCTGAAGAAAGGACCTATACCCCCTGCTGCCGATACAGCATAA
- the dsrA gene encoding dissimilatory-type sulfite reductase subunit alpha — protein MAKHKTPLLDELESGPWPSFVSDVKQEAEVRAKNEKGVEYQIPVEVCDDLLGVLELSYADGETHWKHGGIVGVFGYGGGVIGRYCDQPEMFPGVAHFHTVRVAQPTAKYYTTEFLNKIIDIWDMRGSGLTNMHGSTGDIVFLGTTTPQLEEIFFELTHNADVDLGGSGSNLRTPAACLGMSRCEYACYDAQALCYDMTMEFQDELHRPAFPYKFKFKFDACPNSCVCALARSDFSVVGIWKDEIRIDQEAVAAYVGGEFKPNAGAHSGRDWGAFDIQKEVVDLCPGKCIKYADGKLEINDKECMHCMHCINTMPRALMIGNDRGASILCGAKAPILDGPQLSSLLVPFIKVEEPFDEVKEVVENIWDWWMEEGKNRERLGETMRRMGFQKLLEVTGIKADPRHVQEPRHNPYIFWKAEDVDGPWERDVNEYRKRHQR, from the coding sequence ATGGCGAAACACAAAACTCCCTTGTTGGACGAACTTGAAAGCGGGCCATGGCCTAGCTTCGTGTCCGACGTTAAACAAGAAGCCGAAGTTAGAGCTAAAAACGAGAAGGGCGTGGAATATCAGATTCCCGTCGAAGTTTGTGATGACCTTCTCGGTGTTCTCGAGCTGTCTTATGCTGATGGTGAAACTCACTGGAAACACGGCGGTATCGTTGGCGTTTTCGGTTACGGCGGCGGCGTTATCGGTCGTTACTGTGACCAGCCCGAAATGTTCCCCGGCGTTGCACACTTTCACACCGTTCGTGTTGCACAGCCCACCGCTAAGTACTACACCACCGAGTTCCTGAACAAGATCATCGACATTTGGGATATGCGCGGTTCCGGTCTGACCAACATGCACGGTTCTACCGGTGACATCGTCTTCCTCGGTACCACCACTCCTCAGCTCGAAGAAATCTTCTTCGAACTGACCCACAATGCAGACGTTGACCTTGGTGGCTCCGGCTCCAACCTGCGTACCCCTGCAGCATGTCTCGGTATGTCCCGTTGTGAGTACGCTTGTTACGACGCACAGGCACTCTGCTACGACATGACCATGGAATTCCAGGACGAACTTCACCGTCCCGCTTTCCCTTACAAGTTCAAATTCAAATTTGATGCTTGCCCCAACAGCTGCGTATGTGCTCTCGCACGTTCCGACTTCTCTGTTGTAGGTATCTGGAAAGACGAAATCCGCATCGACCAGGAAGCTGTTGCAGCTTACGTTGGTGGTGAGTTCAAGCCTAACGCTGGCGCTCACTCCGGCCGTGACTGGGGTGCATTCGACATTCAGAAAGAAGTTGTTGATCTCTGCCCCGGTAAGTGCATCAAGTACGCTGACGGCAAACTCGAAATCAACGATAAAGAATGTATGCACTGCATGCACTGCATCAACACCATGCCTCGCGCACTGATGATCGGTAACGATCGCGGCGCATCCATCCTTTGTGGTGCTAAAGCTCCGATCCTCGACGGTCCTCAGCTCAGCTCCCTCCTCGTACCCTTCATCAAGGTTGAAGAGCCTTTCGACGAAGTTAAGGAAGTTGTTGAAAACATTTGGGACTGGTGGATGGAAGAAGGTAAAAACCGTGAGCGTCTCGGTGAGACCATGCGTCGCATGGGCTTCCAGAAGCTTCTCGAAGTTACCGGAATCAAGGCTGATCCCAGACACGTTCAGGAACCCAGACATAACCCCTACATCTTCTGGAAAGCTGAAGATGTTGATGGTCCTTGGGAACGTGACGTTAACGAATACAGAAAAAGACACCAGAGATAA
- the dsrB gene encoding dissimilatory-type sulfite reductase subunit beta: protein MAFVSSGYNPDKPMENRISDIGPRDFREFLPPVIKNNYGKWLYHEIIEPGVLVHVAESGDEVYTVRCGTARLMSITLIREMCEVADKHCDGYLRFTTRNNVEFMTDSKDKMIALKEDLLSRKFEGGSYKFPVGGTGAGVSNIVHTQGWVHCHTPATDASGTVKVIMDDLFDEFTGHNMPAPVRIAVACCLNMCGACHCSDIAVVGIHRKPPIIDHEYLDNLCEIPLAVASCPTGAVRPSKIELDGKQYKTVAIKEERCMYCGNCYTMCPSLPLSDKEGDGIALMVGGKVSNRISMPKFSKVVVAFIPNEPPRWPTLTKTIRKIVEVYKAEANKYERLGDWAERIGWERFFEKTGLEFTPHLIDDFRDPAYYTWRQSTQFKF from the coding sequence ATGGCGTTCGTTTCTTCTGGCTACAATCCAGACAAACCGATGGAAAACCGGATTTCGGACATTGGACCTCGCGACTTCAGAGAGTTCCTGCCCCCGGTTATCAAGAACAACTACGGCAAGTGGCTCTACCACGAAATCATTGAACCCGGCGTACTGGTACACGTTGCTGAATCCGGCGACGAAGTATACACCGTCCGCTGCGGTACTGCTCGCCTCATGAGTATTACCCTGATTCGTGAAATGTGCGAAGTTGCTGACAAGCACTGTGACGGATACCTCCGTTTCACCACTCGTAACAACGTTGAGTTCATGACCGACTCTAAGGACAAAATGATTGCCCTTAAAGAAGATCTGCTCAGCCGTAAGTTCGAAGGTGGTTCCTACAAATTCCCCGTCGGTGGTACCGGTGCTGGTGTATCCAACATCGTTCACACTCAGGGTTGGGTTCACTGCCACACCCCCGCTACCGATGCTTCCGGTACTGTTAAAGTCATCATGGATGACCTCTTTGATGAGTTCACCGGCCACAACATGCCCGCACCCGTGCGTATCGCTGTTGCTTGCTGCCTGAACATGTGTGGTGCTTGCCACTGCTCCGACATCGCTGTTGTCGGTATTCACCGTAAGCCCCCCATCATTGACCACGAGTACCTCGACAACCTCTGCGAAATTCCTCTTGCAGTAGCTTCCTGCCCCACCGGTGCTGTTCGTCCTTCTAAGATCGAACTCGATGGTAAGCAGTACAAGACTGTTGCTATTAAAGAAGAACGCTGCATGTACTGCGGTAACTGCTACACCATGTGCCCCTCCCTGCCCCTCTCCGATAAGGAAGGTGACGGTATCGCACTGATGGTTGGTGGTAAGGTTTCTAACCGTATCTCCATGCCTAAGTTCTCCAAGGTTGTTGTTGCATTTATTCCTAACGAACCTCCTCGTTGGCCCACACTTACCAAGACTATCCGCAAGATCGTGGAAGTCTACAAAGCTGAAGCTAACAAGTACGAGCGTCTGGGTGACTGGGCAGAGCGTATTGGTTGGGAACGTTTCTTCGAGAAAACCGGTCTGGAGTTCACTCCTCACCTGATCGATGATTTCCGTGATCCCGCTTACTACACTTGGCGTCAGTCCACTCAGTTCAAGTTCTAA
- a CDS encoding FecR domain-containing protein encodes MSPETVTQNAIGVILTVSGEVSLKSSEGLRLAESGSSVFRGDELITGVDGQVEVRFADDTLLSQGAQSAIFLDDYVYDEVDEESSDLFFKMGTGTFRMVTGKIAEQNPERFKIGSPLATIGIRGTITVHEIGPDGEKHGVEEIHSGKALLVQSIDGSIRQIASPRALVDIASSGLMSSVRVMTVAEFNQFQSIAPAAIQEEQIIEEQRREEQQEQQDLQGGEEQQNEDGAEISGQQGEQQVEGELPEVGGEALGFGGDGVLSGGEGVFGGQEPVDATMLAAAEEIFGALAEDDVDTVVDLLGGFIIDSAGDSTSDDVGDDSTDDEIIELVEDTAPVPVETTSETTDETSNETSGDGIDWGDATESADRWTGTVNTDYYDGRGGDDYIDGKEGNDTLKGGDGNDIIYGNIGDDLIEGGSGADTLDGGDGQDIFRYSEAEGLSGEELQSFSSADDTLDFSGENFSETAIFAAIEANDYTGTNVTMGTTPVFVFDAGGKLWYDSNGVDAGGHTLITKVSGDAVVASDLTVDGAAIEEAVQWETGAESGETWVGTSKTDYYNGAGGDDSISGKQGVDTLFGGLGDDIIDGGNGADSIDGGGGNDTIYGGQNADYIDGGADNDLIYGGQNGDTMIGGEGNDTVSYEGGSAVQVNLADGTVSGGSNTDTLVSIENVIGTDNNDALNGCDAPNSLSGGAGDDTLFGSGDADYLSGGTGDDVFSYTSSAEGRDTIADFVSADDSFYFSSEFNSNYTFINVTPGEGVPYDGQTGPADGTAYFVFDSDNGQLWYDPDGSAASSDHALIATVFGDSVVESDISVESGMS; translated from the coding sequence ATGTCCCCTGAAACGGTCACTCAAAACGCTATCGGCGTTATTCTCACCGTTAGTGGTGAGGTCTCACTTAAGTCTTCTGAAGGCTTGAGGTTGGCTGAGTCCGGCTCATCGGTTTTTCGTGGTGATGAGCTTATAACCGGAGTAGACGGGCAGGTCGAAGTCCGTTTTGCTGACGATACCCTCCTTTCTCAGGGCGCACAGTCCGCCATCTTCCTCGATGATTATGTCTACGATGAGGTAGACGAAGAATCCTCGGATCTTTTCTTTAAAATGGGTACCGGGACTTTTCGTATGGTTACCGGAAAAATAGCCGAACAGAACCCTGAGCGGTTCAAGATCGGCTCTCCTCTTGCCACGATCGGTATTCGCGGGACTATTACCGTTCACGAGATAGGTCCTGATGGCGAAAAGCACGGTGTAGAAGAAATTCACAGTGGTAAGGCGTTACTGGTACAGAGTATTGATGGTTCCATCCGTCAGATTGCTTCACCTCGTGCCTTGGTTGATATTGCAAGTTCGGGATTGATGAGCAGTGTTCGTGTTATGACTGTCGCTGAATTCAACCAATTTCAGTCCATCGCCCCTGCCGCAATACAAGAGGAGCAGATAATCGAGGAACAACGTAGGGAAGAACAGCAAGAGCAACAGGATCTGCAAGGAGGCGAAGAACAACAAAACGAAGATGGAGCCGAAATCTCAGGACAGCAGGGTGAACAGCAGGTAGAGGGAGAACTTCCTGAAGTCGGTGGTGAAGCTCTGGGATTTGGCGGAGACGGTGTCTTGTCGGGCGGTGAAGGTGTGTTTGGCGGGCAGGAGCCTGTAGATGCAACCATGCTTGCTGCCGCAGAAGAGATTTTTGGAGCTTTGGCTGAAGACGATGTTGATACTGTCGTTGATTTGCTTGGAGGTTTCATAATTGATTCCGCCGGAGATTCAACTTCAGACGACGTTGGTGATGATAGTACTGATGATGAAATCATTGAGTTAGTAGAAGATACTGCCCCTGTTCCGGTTGAAACTACCAGTGAAACTACCGATGAAACGAGTAATGAAACTTCCGGAGACGGCATTGATTGGGGTGATGCCACCGAAAGTGCTGATCGTTGGACGGGAACTGTAAATACGGATTACTACGATGGCCGTGGCGGAGACGATTACATAGATGGAAAGGAAGGAAATGATACCCTTAAGGGCGGTGACGGGAACGATATCATTTATGGCAACATTGGAGATGACCTGATCGAAGGTGGTTCCGGTGCTGATACCCTTGATGGGGGAGATGGGCAGGATATTTTTCGTTATAGTGAAGCTGAAGGTCTGTCTGGTGAAGAACTGCAATCTTTTTCCAGTGCTGATGACACTCTTGACTTTAGTGGTGAAAATTTTAGCGAAACCGCTATTTTCGCGGCCATTGAAGCGAACGACTATACTGGTACCAATGTGACTATGGGCACCACCCCTGTCTTTGTTTTCGATGCAGGTGGTAAGCTCTGGTATGATTCCAACGGTGTAGATGCAGGCGGCCATACTTTGATTACCAAGGTAAGCGGCGACGCTGTTGTCGCTTCTGATCTCACTGTTGACGGTGCAGCTATCGAAGAAGCTGTGCAGTGGGAAACTGGTGCAGAGTCCGGTGAAACATGGGTCGGAACTTCCAAGACCGACTATTATAATGGTGCAGGCGGCGATGACTCCATCAGCGGCAAGCAGGGTGTTGATACTTTGTTCGGTGGTCTCGGTGACGATATTATCGATGGTGGAAACGGTGCGGACAGCATTGATGGCGGTGGTGGCAATGATACCATTTATGGTGGGCAGAACGCGGATTATATTGATGGTGGAGCCGATAATGACCTGATTTACGGTGGGCAGAACGGTGATACCATGATTGGCGGTGAAGGAAATGACACTGTCTCATACGAAGGCGGATCCGCTGTGCAGGTCAATCTTGCAGATGGTACTGTTTCCGGTGGTTCCAATACTGATACGCTGGTAAGTATAGAAAACGTAATTGGTACTGATAACAATGACGCGCTCAATGGTTGTGATGCTCCCAACTCACTTTCCGGGGGAGCCGGGGACGATACGCTGTTCGGTTCAGGTGATGCAGACTACTTGTCCGGTGGAACTGGGGATGATGTTTTTTCCTATACTTCTTCAGCTGAAGGTCGCGATACCATTGCCGATTTTGTGAGCGCGGATGACAGTTTCTATTTCTCCTCAGAATTCAATTCAAATTACACTTTCATTAATGTGACTCCCGGAGAAGGTGTGCCTTATGATGGTCAGACCGGTCCGGCTGACGGTACCGCTTATTTTGTTTTTGATTCAGACAATGGTCAGCTTTGGTATGACCCTGATGGAAGTGCCGCCAGCTCTGATCATGCACTTATCGCTACTGTTTTTGGAGATTCTGTAGTGGAAAGTGATATCTCGGTGGAAAGTGGAATGTCTTGA
- a CDS encoding FecR domain-containing protein, whose product MPPEGSQNSIGVVLAANGDVFLRSEAGVRQVEAGAEVFRGEELVTGSGSTAEIRFVDDTLLSQGADSAISLDDYVFDDSVSEAELLFKMSQGTFRLVTGKIAEQNPDRFQVGTPLATIGIRGTTIVSEISPGGGQKIGVEEIHAGKALLVQSISGEIRMIANARELVDIAMSGQLGSVRPMTASEFDSFREIAPSAIRQEQEIQQQRQEEEQQEQQGDPQDQGQDEQGQDAQGEGDQQGEAEGGETGGPAIPGQGVLDPGLGVILAGELGQGDPFGGGLGDSPFAVAAAEIEDLAEDIFSAINSNDITTAQNLLNNLQGEIDDVIDELLENIPEGTEGQTYTSSDGTNFSQGAETGEYWKGTINVDYYDGNGGNDTIFGDKGNDVLYGGIGNDTVSGGDGSDTLAGGDGIDILSFEDNSAGVDACLSSGTAVSNGEIDYFTGFEAIKGSSHDDFLYGSGAVETFYGSSGSDEMSGGGSGNWLSYVDGSNGVFINLGGGSVTKIGTSDSDTIYDFDHAIGTNNADTLTGNSSSNTLMGGAGADNLDGGGGNDILIGGTGIDKLTGGLGADTLTGGSDTADYFFYYNSTSAYLGDTITDFQTTVDKIKVNSSAFTTTTVVQDPGYATESSPIAPGTGAAFVYDSTNNKLFYDTDVTDGVAGELVAIVDTVVDGDIINTV is encoded by the coding sequence ATGCCTCCTGAAGGAAGTCAAAATTCAATCGGTGTTGTCCTTGCTGCAAACGGTGATGTGTTCTTGCGTTCTGAAGCTGGAGTCCGTCAGGTAGAGGCGGGGGCCGAAGTTTTTCGGGGTGAAGAACTGGTGACCGGATCAGGCAGTACTGCAGAGATCCGTTTTGTGGACGATACCCTGCTTTCTCAGGGTGCTGATTCGGCAATATCCCTTGATGATTACGTATTTGACGACTCCGTATCTGAAGCTGAGCTGCTTTTCAAAATGAGTCAGGGAACTTTCCGTTTGGTGACAGGTAAAATTGCTGAGCAGAATCCTGACCGCTTCCAAGTCGGTACTCCTCTTGCGACCATCGGTATCCGCGGTACCACCATTGTCAGTGAAATCAGTCCCGGCGGCGGGCAGAAGATCGGTGTTGAAGAAATTCATGCCGGTAAAGCCCTGCTTGTCCAATCCATAAGCGGCGAAATCAGGATGATTGCAAACGCCCGTGAACTGGTTGATATCGCCATGTCCGGTCAGCTCGGTTCTGTGCGTCCCATGACTGCCAGCGAATTTGATTCATTCCGTGAAATCGCGCCCTCGGCTATCCGGCAGGAGCAGGAAATTCAGCAACAGCGTCAGGAAGAGGAACAGCAGGAACAGCAAGGCGATCCTCAGGATCAGGGACAGGATGAACAGGGGCAGGATGCTCAGGGCGAAGGAGATCAGCAAGGTGAAGCCGAAGGCGGCGAAACCGGAGGTCCGGCAATTCCCGGTCAGGGTGTGCTTGATCCGGGGCTGGGTGTTATTTTAGCGGGCGAATTGGGACAAGGTGATCCCTTCGGCGGTGGATTAGGGGATTCTCCCTTTGCTGTTGCTGCCGCAGAGATAGAAGATCTAGCTGAGGATATTTTTAGTGCTATTAATTCCAATGATATTACTACTGCGCAGAATTTGCTGAATAATCTACAGGGTGAAATTGATGATGTAATTGATGAGTTGCTGGAAAATATCCCCGAGGGCACAGAGGGGCAGACTTATACTTCCAGTGATGGGACTAACTTTAGTCAGGGTGCTGAAACTGGTGAATATTGGAAAGGCACAATTAACGTTGATTACTATGATGGTAACGGTGGCAATGATACCATTTTTGGCGATAAAGGTAATGACGTTCTCTACGGTGGAATCGGAAATGATACAGTTTCCGGTGGTGACGGTTCAGATACGTTAGCCGGTGGAGATGGTATCGACATTCTTTCTTTCGAGGATAATAGCGCCGGTGTTGATGCATGTCTTAGCAGTGGAACTGCAGTCAGTAATGGTGAAATAGATTATTTCACAGGATTTGAAGCTATTAAGGGATCAAGTCACGATGATTTTCTTTACGGCTCCGGCGCAGTCGAAACATTTTATGGAAGTAGCGGCAGCGATGAGATGAGCGGTGGCGGCAGTGGAAACTGGCTTTCTTATGTTGATGGTAGTAATGGCGTTTTCATAAATCTTGGTGGTGGATCTGTTACTAAAATAGGAACTTCTGATTCAGATACCATCTATGATTTTGATCACGCTATCGGAACAAATAATGCCGATACCCTCACTGGTAATTCGTCCAGCAATACCTTAATGGGAGGGGCCGGAGCAGATAATCTTGATGGTGGTGGCGGGAACGATATCCTCATTGGTGGAACCGGAATAGATAAGCTTACTGGTGGTCTCGGAGCCGATACTCTGACAGGTGGGTCAGACACTGCTGATTACTTTTTTTACTATAATTCCACTTCAGCATATTTGGGAGATACCATTACTGATTTCCAAACTACGGTAGACAAGATTAAGGTAAATTCAAGCGCCTTCACAACCACAACTGTTGTTCAGGATCCGGGATATGCCACTGAGAGTTCACCTATTGCCCCCGGTACCGGGGCCGCTTTTGTTTATGACAGTACTAATAATAAATTGTTTTACGATACTGACGTAACTGACGGAGTGGCTGGTGAACTTGTCGCAATAGTTGATACCGTTGTTGATGGAGATATTATAAATACTGTATAA
- the traT gene encoding complement resistance protein TraT: protein MKKRILILIAVAMLSALVLMSGCRSKQRMGMVREQNTGLLYGSMTSGNFMVDPSQFDTPILKLTIRNTSGDPAINLKALRNSIEKSYIDKGYKVVKTGKYSAHLDINLRYSGQISQNMVDEISLWGGTGGAYLGATLGQTLDSMILGSASGAAIGAIIGQYTTQDTYIMVADVILGVVDKYAKKRKAIIQFDDTQIKWEDEDDGFTSYRSRERIKAAVYAGGDNTAQSKIVRGVTLRFKRILQDII, encoded by the coding sequence TTGAAAAAACGCATTCTCATATTAATAGCAGTGGCAATGCTCTCAGCGCTGGTACTCATGAGCGGATGCCGCAGCAAGCAGCGTATGGGTATGGTCCGCGAGCAGAATACCGGCCTACTCTACGGCTCCATGACCAGCGGTAACTTTATGGTAGATCCCTCCCAGTTCGATACTCCAATACTGAAACTGACCATCCGCAACACTTCCGGTGACCCGGCGATAAATCTCAAGGCCCTGCGCAATAGCATCGAAAAATCATATATCGATAAGGGCTACAAAGTAGTAAAAACAGGCAAGTATTCCGCACATCTGGATATCAACCTGCGCTATTCAGGTCAGATTTCACAGAACATGGTCGATGAAATCAGCCTTTGGGGTGGAACAGGCGGTGCCTATTTAGGAGCCACTTTGGGGCAGACCCTCGATTCAATGATACTTGGTTCCGCCTCCGGTGCGGCTATCGGGGCCATTATCGGACAGTACACAACGCAGGACACCTACATCATGGTTGCTGACGTGATACTTGGAGTCGTGGACAAATACGCCAAAAAGCGTAAAGCGATCATCCAGTTCGATGACACCCAGATAAAATGGGAAGACGAGGACGACGGTTTCACTTCCTACCGTTCTCGCGAACGCATCAAGGCGGCAGTTTATGCAGGCGGGGATAACACCGCGCAAAGTAAAATCGTGCGCGGGGTTACTTTAAGATTTAAGAGAATTCTGCAGGACATTATTTAA